The sequence below is a genomic window from Henriciella marina DSM 19595.
GACGTGCCGCTCGCCCTCGAAGCCTTCATGCGTGACGGCGCCTTTATGCGCAGGGCCTACGAGCTTGGAGAACTTCGCAAGCGCGCCTGAGCCATAGCGGGTAATACGAGGCGCCCAGTCCTTGCGGCGCGTTTCAAGCTCGGCGTCGCTGACCTCCAGGTCGATCGTACCGGCTTCGGCGTCGATCGAGATCATGTCGCCATCCTTGATAAGCCCGATCGGGCCGCCTTCCTGGGCTTCCGGGCCGACATGGCCGATACAGAACCCGCGCGTGGCCCCGGAGAACCGACCATCCGTGATGAGCGCCACCTTGTCGCCCATGCCCTGTCCGTAAATCGCGGCCGTGGTCGACAACATCTCGCGCATGCCAGGGCCGCCTTTTGCCCCTTCATAACGGATAATCAGAACGTCGCCCTCGTTGTAATCCCTTGTTTCTACAGCTTTGAAGCAGGCTTCTTCGCCATCGAACACACGCGCTGGACCGCGGAACTTCAGGGAATGAAGCCCGGCCACCTTAACGATGGCACCATCAGGAGCGAGCGAGCCCCAGAGCCCCACCACGCCGCCTGACTTGGTGATGGGCTTGCCGGCCGGGTAGATGACTTTCTGTTCGGGGTTCCAGGTGACCTCTTCAAGGTTTTCGGCCCAGGTCTTGCCGGTTACGGTCATGCAGTCGCCATGGATAAGCCCTTCTTCGTGAAGGGTTTTCATGAGCATCGGCACGCCGCCTGCTTCGCCGAAATCCTTGGCGACATATTCGCCGCCGGGCTTGAGGGACGCGATATAGGGGGTCTTCTCGAAGATGCGGGCGACGTCTTTCAATTCAAAATCGACACCACACTCATTTGCCATGGCTGGCAGGTGCAGCGCGGCATTCGTCGAGCCGCCCGTCGCGGCGACAACAATGGCTGCATTTTCAAAGGCTTCGCGGGTACAGATGTCGCGCGGACGCAGATTGCTCTCGATCAGGCGCATCACGGCTTCACCGGAGGCAACGGCATACTCATCGCGGTTCGCATAAGGCGCCGGCAGAGCCGAGGACAGTGGGAGCGCGAGACCGATCGCTTCGGAGACGCAAGCCATTGTATTTGCAGTAAATTGACCGCCGCAGGCCCCGTCGCCCGGACAAGCGATTTTCTCCAGCGCGTGGAGCTTCTCCTCGGTCATGTCATTATTGCCGGCTGCATGGGCGCCAACAGCTTCGAAAACGTCGAGAACGGTGACGTCTTTTCCTTCAAAACGGCCCGGCAGGATGGAGCCGCCATAGAGGAAGACCGACGGTACGTTGAGGCGCAGCATCGCCATCATCATGCCCGGCAGCGACTTGTCACACCCTGCAACGCCGACGAGCGCATCATAGCCGTGGCCGCGCATGGTGAGCTCGACGGAATCTGCAATGACTTCGCGCGAAACGAGCGATGAGCGCATGCCTTCATGGCCCATGGCGATGCCGTCTGTAACCGTGATGGTACAGAATTCACGCGGGGTGCCATCACCGGCCTTTACGCCTTCGGACACCGCATGGGCCTGACGCATCAGGGCGGTGTTACAGGGGGCGGCCTCATTCCAACAGGACGCGACGCCGACGAAGGGCTTCTTGATGTCCTTGGTCGACAGGCCCATCGCGTAATAATAGCTGCGATGCGGGGCGCGGGCCGGGCCTTCGGTGACGTGGCGCGACGGCAGGCGTGACTTGTCCCAGGTCTTGCTCATTTCGCGGGCTCCTAAAGCTTGATCTTGGATGATCTGATAGAAGCCCGTCCCGGTTGAGGCTAGGGGTCGGCAGCGAATTTCCGCCGGAAAGTGTGCGAAAAATTCTGCCCTTTTGTCCTTAAATCACGGTGCAGTGACGGTGTACTAGCGGTGTTTTTGCCGGTGCCGCGCAAACTCCGCGCAAATTTATTCCAATTTCAGCCGCATAAGGAATTCGAGATCGAGGTGTTTTCCGACCGGGAAGTCAAACTCTCCCACTTTCTCAAAGCCATGTCGCTCATAAAGCCTGCGCGCATCTTCGTTTCCGGAAAATACACTCAGATAGAGTTCTGGCGCTTGAGAGATCCTCGCCCACTCCACGGCTTCACCGATGAAATGGGAGCCGAGCCCCCTGCCCTGAAGCGGGGTGTCGACATAGACCCGCATCAGCTCCACTGCGCCGTCTTCGGCGTCGTCGGCCGGCAGCTCCAGCGGCGAGCAGACGAGATAGGCACCGAGCGCGCCGTCTGGCAGCGCGGCCACCCGGACCAGGTAGTCCGGGCTGTCGATCATATGAGCGTAGAACGTCTGTGCGTGAGCCTCTTCAAGATAGGCGTCGAGATCGGCCTTGGCATAAAGATGACCGAACTTCTCAAGAAAGGTCCGCTGGCCGAGTTCTTCGAGCGCAGCCGCGTCGCCGGGAACAGCAGCGCGGATAGTAACACCTGTGAGATCAGCTGACATATCAACGGCCTCTTTGTTACGGGCTGTGCTCAAAAGATGCGGCGTCTGCCTGATGGACGGCTCATCCCGGCAGCGTGATTACTTGCCAGCCTCAAAGATGGCCGTTTCCAGCGTGCCGTCCGCGTCCATCATGCCGCGATACATGCCCTTGGAGTTGAAGACATAGGCGAACTCGCCCTCGCCGCCCATGACGATGACGCCGCCGTCGCCGCCGAGGTCTGCGACCTGGGCCAGCGCGTTCTCAGCGGCCGTTTGGATGCCTTCACCGGCGAGTTCGACGCGTGAACAGATCGTCTTGGCGACGCCAACGCGGATGAAGTACTCGCCGTGGCCGGTGGCGGAGACTGCGCAGACACCGTTCTGGGCATAGGTAGCCGCGCCGATGAGCGGTGCGTCGCCAATGCGGCCGTGCATCTTGGCGGTCATGCCGCCCGTTGTGGTCGCGGCGGCCAGATTACCGTTCTGGTCGATGGCAACGGCGCCAACAGTGCCGTGTCGGTCAGCATCCGTGCGCTCACGCGTTTCCAGAACGCGGTCGAGCGCCTCTACGCGCCGATCGGTTGTGAAGTAGTCATTCTCGACAAGCTCCAGACCGACAGATCCGGCAAAACTATCGGCGCCCTCGCCTGCAAACATCACGTGTTCGGACTGGTCCATGACGGCGCGGGCGGCGAGGATGGGGTTCTTGACGCGTGTGACGCCAGCGACGGAGCCCGCATCGCGCTGGTTGCCTTCCATGATGGAGGCATCAAGCTCATGCATGCGGTCGGCGGTCATGACGGCGCCGTAGCCTGCATTAAAGAGCAGGTCGTCTTCCATTGTGAGAACGGCGGCCTGCACGGCATCGAGCGATGACCCGCCATTTGAGAGAATGCCAGCACCTGCCTGAAGCGCGGCTTCGAGCGCGGCTGTGTAGGCCGCTTCCTGCTCATCGGAGAGGTTCTCGCGCAGGATGACACCTGCCCCGCCATGAATGACGATCCGCCAGTCCGGCCGCTGCGCTGTGGCCATGTCGGTCTCCGTCTCGTCGGTTGCTTGCGGCGCTTCGCTCATGTCAGCTGATGCATCAGCGCTGGTGTCGCTCGCGGCGCCAAGCTCGGATTGCTCTGGCGCATCCGGTGTACAGGCAGCGAGTGCGGCACTGAGGATTAATCCGGCAATGAGGTGCTTCATGAGTCTCTCGTTCCTGTCAGCCTAGCGCGGCCAATTGTTCACGCGCCGAGCGCAGCTTTGCAAGGGTGGCGGTCCATTCTGTCACGCGCTCGCGGTTTTCCTCGACGATTTCCGGCGGCGCCTTGGCGACGAAGTTCTCATTGGACAGTTTCTTTTCGGTACCGACGATGTCCTTGTCGAGTTTCGCCATTTCCTTGTCGAGGCGGCTAACCTCATCAGAGAGGGTGATGAACTCCTGCACCTCAAGCGCGATTGTCTCGTCGCCGGACGCGATGGTCACGGCGCCAGCGGGTTTTTCGGTAGCAATGTCGAAAACGGAGAGGCGTGCGAGCTGTTTGATTGGCGTCTCGTTCTGCCTGGCCCAGGCCTGGACCTGATCAGACGCGCCGATCAGCGACGCGGGCACCTGCGCGCCAGCCGGCACGTTGAGGACCGACCGGGTGGACCGGATTTCGGACACGGTATCGAGGACCCATTGAAGCTCTGCTTCGGCGTCATCGTCGGCCCAGGCATCAGCGAAGGCCGGCCAGTCCTGAACCATCAGGAAGCCAGTACGTATGCGGGTATCCTGCTCGGTCTGCTCCCAAAGCGCTTCGGTGACGAATGGCGCGAAGGGATGGAGTAGCTTCAGCGTCTGGTCGAGGACCCAGCCACACGTCTTTCGGGTCTCGTCCTTCGCGGTCTCGTCGTCTCCGTTCATCACCGGTTTGATCAGCTCAATGTACCAGTCGCAGAAGACGTTCCAGATGAACTGGTAGAGCGCGTCGGAGGCTTCGTTGAACTTGTAAGCTTCCAGCGCCTTGGTGACTTCAGACGCGGCCTTGCCAAGCTCTGCCGCGATCCAGCGATTGAGCGGGAGTTTGAGGTCGCCGGGTTTGAGATCGTGGCCGAACTCGCACTGGTTCATCTCAGCGAAGCGCGCGGCATTCCAGAGCTTGGTCGTGAAGTTGCGATAGCCTTCGACGGCCTGCGGCGAGAGGCGGATGTTGCGTCCCTGGGCTGCCTGACGGGCGAAAGTAAAGCGCAACGCGTCGGCGCCGAACTGGTCGACGAGTTCGAGCGGGTCCATGGCATTGCCCTTGGACTTGCTCATCTTCTGGCCCTTCTCATCGAGAACGAGCGCGTGGATGTAGACGTCGTGGAAGGGGATTTCGTCCATGAAATGAATGCCCATCATCATCATCCGGGCGACCCAGAAGAAGATGATGTCATGCGCGGTGACGAGCACGCTGGTGGGGTAATAGGCCTTCAGCGCCTCGGTGTTTTCCGGCCAGCCCTGCGTCGAGAACGGCCAGAGGGCGGATGAGAACCAGGTGTCGAGGACGTCTTCGTCCTGCGATATGCCGATGCGTGAGGGTTTCTCGCCAGCTTCCCAACCTTGGTGAGTGAAACCGGCGTCCAAGACATCGATTTTGACGTTTGGGCCATACCACTCTTGAGCTGCCTTAACTGCTTCTTGCTCAGTTTCCGCGACGAAGCACTTCGATGGAGTGTCGAGCGCGTTTCCATCGCTATCAATACCTGGACCGAACCACGCCGGAATCCGATGTCCCCACCAGAGCTGGCGGGAGATGCACCATGGCTGGATGTTGTCCATCCAGTTGTAATAGGTCTTGGTCCAGTTCCCGGGCACGAATTTCGTCTTGCCGGAACGCACCGCGTCGATGGCCGGCTTGGCCAGCTCCTCAGCGTTCACATACCACTGGTCTGTCAGCCAAGGTTCGATGACGACGCCGGAGCGATCGCCGAAGGGCTGTTCGACCTTTTTCTTTTCGACCTCGACCAGAAGGCCCAGTTCTTCGAACTCCGCCTCGATTTTCTTGCGAGCGTCGAACCGGTCCTTGCCGCGATAGTCACGCGGAATACCGGCAGCATCCGCCTCCGCGCCGTCAACGATGGCGGCAGTCGCCGTCAGGATATTGAGACGTGGCAGGCCAGCGCGCTCGCCAACCTGAAAGTCGTTGAAGTCATGCGCGGGGGTAATCTTTACCGCGCCTGAGCCTTTTTCAGGGTCGGCATGTTCATCGGCGACAATCGGGATGCGGCGATTCACGATCGGCAGGTCGACGAACTTGCCGACGAGCGAGGCATAGCGCTCATCATCCGGGTGCACGGCAACGCCGGTATCGCCGAGCATGGTCTCAGGCCGGGTCGTGGCGACCACGATATAGTTGCGCGTTTCGGTGCCGGCCGGATTGCCGTCTTCATCGGTCACGGGGTGCTCATAGGTGACGCCGTCAGCGAGCGGATAGCGAAGGTGCCAGAAAGCGCCCTGGACTTCTTTCTGCTCGACTTCTAGGTCAGAAATGGCGGTCTGGAAGTGCGGGTCCCAGTTCACCAGACGCTTGTCGCGGTAGATCAGGCCCTGATCGTAGAGGTCGACGAAGACCTTGCGGACCGCTTCCTGCATCTGGTCGTCGGGATTGGCGCGGTCACCCATGGTGAAGCGCTCATTGTCCCAGTCGCAGGATGCGCCGAGGCGTTTTAGCTGCTGGATGATCTGGCCGCCGGACTTTTCTTTCCATTCCCAGACGCGGTCGATGAAGGCTTCGCGGCCGAGGCTGGCGCGGCTCTCATTGCCATCTGCGGCAAGCTGGCGCTCAACCACCATCTGGGTCGCGATACCGGCATGGTCCGTCCCCGGCTGCCAGCGGACATTCTTGCCGCGCATCCGCTCAAACCGGACGAGGATGTCCTGAAGCGTATTATTGAGCGCGTGGCCCATATGAAGGACGCCGGTGACGTTGGGCGGCGGGATGACGACCGAATAGGCCTGCGCACTCGTATCGCCGGAGGGGCGGAAGCAGCCCGCCTCTTCCCAGCGCTCATAGATGCGCCCTTCGGCGCTCTTGGGATCGAAGCGTTGGTCAAGCATGTCGTCGGTCCATCATCAGTCGGTTTACAAAAGAAAAGGCGCGCCTGTTGGGGCGCGCCTCGTCTCTATATCAGGGTGTGAACGAGGGTCTAGCGCGCCATGCGGGCGATGCGCTGTACTTCTTCCTCGACCTTGCGCTCAACAATCGTTGGCAGGTTGGCATCGAGCCATTCCTTGATCATCGGGCGCAGCAGCTCTCGCATGAGGCCGTCCAGCGTGTTCGGATTGGCCTCGTCTTCGGGTGTAGTGCGCTTCACCATCAGCTTACCGAGCGCGGTTGCGGCGGCGCCTGCGATGCGCTCGTCAGTCAGGGCGTCGCCGCCCTCTGACCCTTGGGACGTATATGTATCAGTCATCGTGGGCTCTGGCTCCGGCTCTTCCTGGCTCATGTCCGCAACGAGCGGCTCTGTTTCCGGTTCCACCTCGACAGGTGGCGCTGGATCGAAACTGGACATGAAGCTGTCATCGTCAGCTTCAGTCTGGGAAACGGGCTCCGGCTGCGGCGCGACGCCAGCGAGCGGATCGGTGTTGGTGTCAGGCTCCGTGCCATAGTCAGGCTCGGTCTGGAAAGCTGGCGCGGGCTCGAAGTCCGGCTCGTCATCCGAGGCGGTGAAAGCCTGTTCGGACTCCTGCGGGTCGGCCTCGGTCTGCGGGGCCGCCAGCTCTTCAGGTGTCCAGGTGGCACCGGAGGCGCCGCGCCCGAAGACAGGCCTGTCAACGACGTAGCTGTCGTCTTCGTCATTGCCGGATGCAAGGTCGAAGTCTTCAAGCTCGTCTTCCTGCGCCTCAAACGGTTGCGGGGCTTCAGGTGCGAAATCGTTCTCGTTCGACGTGACTTCATCGGAGGTCAGATCATCGAACATGTCGTCATCGACGTCGGCGAGAAGGCTGCCGGACGTGTCTTCCTTTTCCATCAGGTCGAAATCGGCATGGCGGCCTGTTTCTTCCTGATTATTGGAGAAGTAATTGTCGGCCGGGTCGTTCACGTCATCGGACTCGGTTTCAGCCATGACGTCTTCCAGCGACAGGTCGTCGAAATCATCATCGTCCGAGACGTTCACATCGACTGAGCGTGTCTCCTGACTGTCTGCCTTGGTAGCGGGACGCGAGCTCTCGCCATCGTCCGCAATGATCTTGCGGATGGAGGCAAGAATTTCCTCCATAGTCGGTTCCGATTGCGCTTTGTCCGCCATTTTCAGCTCCCGCAGAAAAACAATTGTGCCTCTATCCGGCTATACTGCGCCAGTTAACATGATGTTATGACGGATTCGGGCCAGGATACACCCGCGGCACCGAGATTAACTAAACCAGACTTGCTAGCGAACGCCAAGGTCCAGGCGCGAGGGCGTCAGCTGCCCCATCGCGGCCAGCAAGGCATGAGCGGCCACATAGCGGTCGCGTTCTGCACTGACCCTTGAGAGGCGCGCCTCAAGAAGCTGCTGTTCCTGATCGAGGACATCGAGCGTCGTGCGGACACCGACGCTCAGTTCTTCCTGCGCGCCTTCATAGGCAAGCTCGGCGGCTTCAACCTGGCGGGCCGAGGCATCGACCGCGCGGTCGGCGGCCTCGAAACCGTACCAGGCGCGCGCAACATTGGTACGTACGATACGTTCGCTAAGTGCGATCCGTGTGGCGGCCTGACGGCGCGACAGCTGGGCTTCTCGAACGAGCGACGTGTTCAATCCGCCAGTGAATAGCGGGACACTCGCCTGCGCGCCCGCAACCACGCTGGAATCGGTAAAGCCATCGGTGTGGTATTCCTGGACGCCAGCCTGCGCGATGACCGAGACTTCCGGCTTCAGCGCGCCGCGGGCGACCTCTACCGACCGGCGGGCCGCCTGCTCTGCGAAACGGGCAGCTTCGATATCCGGATTAAGGTCGAGCGCGGTGGCGAGCGCTGCTTCGAAGGTTTTCGGCAATTCAGGGAGCGGCGGTACAGGTGCCAGCGGATCTGATGCTTCCAGACCGGTAAGCAGCGCATATTGGGCGAGCGCGTTTTCAAGATCGGCCTGCGCGGATGCAAGCGCGGCGCGGCCACCTTCTACCCTCGCCCTTGCAAGAGAGACGTCGGTTCGGGTGGTGTCGCCGACCTCAAACCGGTCTGATGCCGCGGTGAACTGTCCTTCGAGAAGGCGGATACTGTTCAGCCGGATCGAGATGACTTCGCGGGCCCGGATGATATCAACATAGGCAATCACCGTATCGAGCAGAATGGACTGGCCGGCCGCTTCCAGCTGCGCGCCTGCGGCGAGAGCGCCTGCTTCGGCCTGCTGGATCCCGGCGATCAGACGCCCCCCGGTATACACGGGCAAGCGGGCCTCAAGCTGCGCTGACGCAACGGGGCGGTCGCCAAGATTGAACGCGAAGGGCCGGTTCGAATCGATTGATTCGTAGACATAGCTACCGAAGAGGGTCACGCTTGGTTTGCGCTGGGCACGGGCCTGTTCAATTCGCTCGCTCGCTATGGCTGTATTGTCGCGCTCTGCCTCAAGCGCTGGATTGTTCAGCCAGGCGGCAGAGAGCGCGTCCTGAAGTGTTTCAGCGCTGACGGGCAGCGCCGTCATGGCAAGGCTCGTTGCCAGTAATGTCGCGGCTCTTCTTATCCGAAGCATTCGCCGTGCCCTCCCTCGGCAAGGACGACCCTACACAGGTTTTTTCGAAAAGTGAACACTGTTCACTTCCTGAGTAGCGTTCGCTTCGGTGGCCTGGGCCGGCGCCGCGACAGATGCCCCTGCGCGTCGCTAGAAAACGAAGGTTTTCGGCTTTTCGAAGCCCGGCAGCCGCGGCGGGCAGCAATCGAAGACCTCACGGTAGGAAACGGTTTCGCCAGCCTTGGTCCAGATCCGCGCCCGTGCGAGGTCCCGGCCGGCCGGGACCGCCGCCCCCAGGCGTCCGCCGTCGGCAAGCTGGTTGAACCAGGTCTCCGGGGCCTGCTCGATCAATCCGCAGACGAGAATGATGTCGAACGGGCCCTGATCGGCGAGGCCTTCATGAAGGTCGCCCTGGACAGCTACTGCGCGGTCGAGGCCGAGGTTTGCAAATCGGGCTGTAAGTTCGTCGACCAGTTCATCGCTGTCTTCCAGCGCGATGACGGTTTCAACAAGATTGGAAAGGATGGCTGTCTCATAGCCTGCCCCTGCCCCGATCACGAGCGCAATGTCGGACGGCTCTGGCTGCAGTGCCTTGATCATCTTGCCGATATCGCGCGGCGTCCAGAGCGCCCGGCCATCGCTCGTCTCGATTTCATATTCGGCGTAGGCAATGGACTGCGCGCTCTTTGGGACAAAGGCTTCGCGCGGGGTCTGCAGAAAGGCAGAGACGACCTCGGGGTCGGTCACATCATTCGGGCGGATCTGTGAATCCACCATGATCCGGCGCATCTTCGCAAAGTCCATTGGCGCAACCTTTCAGGCAATAAGTGCTGCTTGCAGTCGCCTTATCTTAGCCCGCTTGAAGGTGCAACGGCGGGCCGATGTGCGAAACGCCGCAATCGCACATTGCAAGCAACCCGGAGCGCTGCTATTCGACGCTCCTTCTCTCGGCACGGCCCTGTGGCGGAGTGGTGACGCAGCGGATTGCAAATCCGTGTACGCCGGTTCGATTCCGGCCGGGGCCTCCAGGGAATTTCCCGCTTCAATTGATCCAGCGCAGCGCCCGCCGCAGCAGCCGGATTGTGCTGGCATGCAGCGTGTCGCCAATTTCCTTCGGTGCCTTACCGGCACGTGCCCGTGCATACGTGCCTTCGAGGATGATGCCGAGCTTGTAGCAGGCCAGCACGCCGTACCAATGGATATGGGAGAGGTCGCGGTCTGATTGCGCTGCGTAATGGGCGA
It includes:
- a CDS encoding protein-L-isoaspartate O-methyltransferase family protein; protein product: MDFAKMRRIMVDSQIRPNDVTDPEVVSAFLQTPREAFVPKSAQSIAYAEYEIETSDGRALWTPRDIGKMIKALQPEPSDIALVIGAGAGYETAILSNLVETVIALEDSDELVDELTARFANLGLDRAVAVQGDLHEGLADQGPFDIILVCGLIEQAPETWFNQLADGGRLGAAVPAGRDLARARIWTKAGETVSYREVFDCCPPRLPGFEKPKTFVF
- a CDS encoding GNAT family N-acetyltransferase, with translation MSADLTGVTIRAAVPGDAAALEELGQRTFLEKFGHLYAKADLDAYLEEAHAQTFYAHMIDSPDYLVRVAALPDGALGAYLVCSPLELPADDAEDGAVELMRVYVDTPLQGRGLGSHFIGEAVEWARISQAPELYLSVFSGNEDARRLYERHGFEKVGEFDFPVGKHLDLEFLMRLKLE
- a CDS encoding DUF2497 domain-containing protein, with protein sequence MADKAQSEPTMEEILASIRKIIADDGESSRPATKADSQETRSVDVNVSDDDDFDDLSLEDVMAETESDDVNDPADNYFSNNQEETGRHADFDLMEKEDTSGSLLADVDDDMFDDLTSDEVTSNENDFAPEAPQPFEAQEDELEDFDLASGNDEDDSYVVDRPVFGRGASGATWTPEELAAPQTEADPQESEQAFTASDDEPDFEPAPAFQTEPDYGTEPDTNTDPLAGVAPQPEPVSQTEADDDSFMSSFDPAPPVEVEPETEPLVADMSQEEPEPEPTMTDTYTSQGSEGGDALTDERIAGAAATALGKLMVKRTTPEDEANPNTLDGLMRELLRPMIKEWLDANLPTIVERKVEEEVQRIARMAR
- a CDS encoding TolC family outer membrane protein — its product is MLRIRRAATLLATSLAMTALPVSAETLQDALSAAWLNNPALEAERDNTAIASERIEQARAQRKPSVTLFGSYVYESIDSNRPFAFNLGDRPVASAQLEARLPVYTGGRLIAGIQQAEAGALAAGAQLEAAGQSILLDTVIAYVDIIRAREVISIRLNSIRLLEGQFTAASDRFEVGDTTRTDVSLARARVEGGRAALASAQADLENALAQYALLTGLEASDPLAPVPPLPELPKTFEAALATALDLNPDIEAARFAEQAARRSVEVARGALKPEVSVIAQAGVQEYHTDGFTDSSVVAGAQASVPLFTGGLNTSLVREAQLSRRQAATRIALSERIVRTNVARAWYGFEAADRAVDASARQVEAAELAYEGAQEELSVGVRTTLDVLDQEQQLLEARLSRVSAERDRYVAAHALLAAMGQLTPSRLDLGVR
- the ilvD gene encoding dihydroxy-acid dehydratase; the encoded protein is MSKTWDKSRLPSRHVTEGPARAPHRSYYYAMGLSTKDIKKPFVGVASCWNEAAPCNTALMRQAHAVSEGVKAGDGTPREFCTITVTDGIAMGHEGMRSSLVSREVIADSVELTMRGHGYDALVGVAGCDKSLPGMMMAMLRLNVPSVFLYGGSILPGRFEGKDVTVLDVFEAVGAHAAGNNDMTEEKLHALEKIACPGDGACGGQFTANTMACVSEAIGLALPLSSALPAPYANRDEYAVASGEAVMRLIESNLRPRDICTREAFENAAIVVAATGGSTNAALHLPAMANECGVDFELKDVARIFEKTPYIASLKPGGEYVAKDFGEAGGVPMLMKTLHEEGLIHGDCMTVTGKTWAENLEEVTWNPEQKVIYPAGKPITKSGGVVGLWGSLAPDGAIVKVAGLHSLKFRGPARVFDGEEACFKAVETRDYNEGDVLIIRYEGAKGGPGMREMLSTTAAIYGQGMGDKVALITDGRFSGATRGFCIGHVGPEAQEGGPIGLIKDGDMISIDAEAGTIDLEVSDAELETRRKDWAPRITRYGSGALAKFSKLVGPAHKGAVTHEGFEGERHVYADL
- a CDS encoding isoaspartyl peptidase/L-asparaginase family protein codes for the protein MKHLIAGLILSAALAACTPDAPEQSELGAASDTSADASADMSEAPQATDETETDMATAQRPDWRIVIHGGAGVILRENLSDEQEAAYTAALEAALQAGAGILSNGGSSLDAVQAAVLTMEDDLLFNAGYGAVMTADRMHELDASIMEGNQRDAGSVAGVTRVKNPILAARAVMDQSEHVMFAGEGADSFAGSVGLELVENDYFTTDRRVEALDRVLETRERTDADRHGTVGAVAIDQNGNLAAATTTGGMTAKMHGRIGDAPLIGAATYAQNGVCAVSATGHGEYFIRVGVAKTICSRVELAGEGIQTAAENALAQVADLGGDGGVIVMGGEGEFAYVFNSKGMYRGMMDADGTLETAIFEAGK
- a CDS encoding valine--tRNA ligase — translated: MLDQRFDPKSAEGRIYERWEEAGCFRPSGDTSAQAYSVVIPPPNVTGVLHMGHALNNTLQDILVRFERMRGKNVRWQPGTDHAGIATQMVVERQLAADGNESRASLGREAFIDRVWEWKEKSGGQIIQQLKRLGASCDWDNERFTMGDRANPDDQMQEAVRKVFVDLYDQGLIYRDKRLVNWDPHFQTAISDLEVEQKEVQGAFWHLRYPLADGVTYEHPVTDEDGNPAGTETRNYIVVATTRPETMLGDTGVAVHPDDERYASLVGKFVDLPIVNRRIPIVADEHADPEKGSGAVKITPAHDFNDFQVGERAGLPRLNILTATAAIVDGAEADAAGIPRDYRGKDRFDARKKIEAEFEELGLLVEVEKKKVEQPFGDRSGVVIEPWLTDQWYVNAEELAKPAIDAVRSGKTKFVPGNWTKTYYNWMDNIQPWCISRQLWWGHRIPAWFGPGIDSDGNALDTPSKCFVAETEQEAVKAAQEWYGPNVKIDVLDAGFTHQGWEAGEKPSRIGISQDEDVLDTWFSSALWPFSTQGWPENTEALKAYYPTSVLVTAHDIIFFWVARMMMMGIHFMDEIPFHDVYIHALVLDEKGQKMSKSKGNAMDPLELVDQFGADALRFTFARQAAQGRNIRLSPQAVEGYRNFTTKLWNAARFAEMNQCEFGHDLKPGDLKLPLNRWIAAELGKAASEVTKALEAYKFNEASDALYQFIWNVFCDWYIELIKPVMNGDDETAKDETRKTCGWVLDQTLKLLHPFAPFVTEALWEQTEQDTRIRTGFLMVQDWPAFADAWADDDAEAELQWVLDTVSEIRSTRSVLNVPAGAQVPASLIGASDQVQAWARQNETPIKQLARLSVFDIATEKPAGAVTIASGDETIALEVQEFITLSDEVSRLDKEMAKLDKDIVGTEKKLSNENFVAKAPPEIVEENRERVTEWTATLAKLRSAREQLAALG